From Topomyia yanbarensis strain Yona2022 chromosome 1, ASM3024719v1, whole genome shotgun sequence, one genomic window encodes:
- the LOC131677163 gene encoding vesicular inhibitory amino acid transporter → MAIRDSSRLKSITFKRFGDQEGDLFEQQSARRIFADSPRFNDHGGTKKLSLFFASLCVIDLFGVFPIVALPKSIISCGLYGIPLVLFVITLQIYTATILGRCWTIAEKLDPSIVAKNRYPYAAIAEFTYGKRMSLFVTVLLDMTVFGGGIPNLLVASQNLQLLGSKVSGGSFEFSFCYWLVLIGMFLCPIMWLGSPKNMRALASVSVIVCTSVALLTWFSIGADSPPSILNETMLPSEEFVPFKGIELGLPSWIKLLKAYGIIAFQFDIHPMLLTIQVDMEHKRKIGKAVFLGLMATCSLSAVTTILAAHRYGMDTANNVLQSLPKSWSLYATILLVTLQLCLSSAVGNSALFQHVEDVLGASRDFTIKRCIIRSSLVWLAVLIAELLPRFDVVMGIIGGTLTGPLIFILPPLFHQKLTNLEAICYREMERIHSQDTSDDRESGSFQSAYGSTGQTPSTAFKRTRSRSVLARRWSHCSNRIKQWSRFMRSDCILAASVILFGIGATLSSTYYNIFDMKDIGNSFWMSCAANITLSSDL, encoded by the exons ATGGCAATCCGTGATAGTAGTAGATTGAAGTCAATCACGTTCAAAAGATTCGGCGATCAGGAGGGGGACCTTTTTGAGCAGCAAAGTGCTCGTAGAATTTTCGCAGATTCACCCAGATTTAACGATCATGGCGGAACGAAAAAGTTGTCCCTGTTTTTCGCGAGTCTCTGCGTAATCGATCTGTTCGGAGTGTTTCCCATTGTTGCGCTACCGAAATCGATCATCTCCTGCGGATTGTATGGAATACCGTTAGTGCTGTTTGTGATAACGTTGCAAATTTACACGGCCACAATACTGGGCCGCTGTTGGACGATCGCTGAAAAACTGGACCCTTCGATCGTCGCTAAAAATCGGTACCCGTATGCGGCGATCGCGGAGTTCACCTACGGCAAACGGATGAGTTTATTTGTGACCGTTCTGCTTGATATGACCGTGTTCGGCGGTGGGATTCCAAATCTACTGGTGGCTTCGCAGAACCTGCAACTGCTGGGATCGAAAGTGAGCGGAGGAAGTTTTGAGTTCTCGTTCTGCTACTGGTTGGTTCTTATTGGAATGTTTCTTTGTCCGATCATGTGGTTGGGAAGCCCTAAGAATATGCGAGCACTGGCCAGTGTTTCGGTCATTGTGTGTACCAGTGTTGCCCTGTTAACATGGTTTTCAATTGGTGCTGACTCTCCACCCAGCATCTTGAATGAAACAATGCTGCCATCGGAAGAGTTTGTACCTTTCAAAGGAATCGAACTAGGACTACCGTCCTGGATAAAGCTACTCAAGGCGTACGGAATAATTGCCTTCCAGTTTGACATTCATCCCATGTTGCTAACGATCCAGGTGGACATGGAACATAAACGGAAGATTGGAAAAGCTGTATTCCTGGGACTGATGGCCACCTGTTCGCTGTCAGCGGTGACAACTATACTTGCGGCTCATCGATACGGGATGGATACCGCAAACAACGTGCTACAATCTTTGCCCAAAAGCTGGTCACTGTACGCAACAATTCTACTGGTGACACTGCAGCTGTGTTTGTCCAGTGCAGTTGGCAATTCGGCACTCTTTCAGCATGTTGAGGACGTTCTCGGTGCATCCAGAG ATTTCACAATCAAACGCTGCATCATTCGCTCGAGTCTTGTTTGGTTGGCAGTACTGATAGCGGAGTTACtacctcgtttcgacgtcgtgATGGGTATCATCGGTGGAACGTTAACTGGACCGTTGATTTTTATTCTACCGCCACTATTCCACCAGAAGTTAACTAACCTGGAGGCTATCTGCTATCGAGAGATGGAACGAATCCATAGTCAGGATACTAGCGATGACAGAGAATCAGGGTCATTTCAAAGCGCCTACGGGTCGACTGGTCAAACGCCGTCGACAGCATTCAAGAGGACTCGTAGTCGATCGGTACTAGCGAGACGCTGGTCACACTGCTCCAATCGAATCAAACAATGGTCTCGTTTCATGCGTAGCGATTGCATTCTTGCAGCGTCCGTTATTTTGTTTGGAATCGGTGCCACTCTTAGCTCTACTTATTACAACATTTTCGACATGAAGGATATCGGAAATAGCTTTTGGATGTCTTGTGCGGCCAATATTACACTTTCCAGTGATTTATGA
- the LOC131677162 gene encoding fatty-acid amide hydrolase 2-like isoform X2 gives MIANMQTIWLIKTYPLLGVPFTVKESCSLKGALLTGGSLPRQGLRASSDGEAVAHLRAAGCIPLLVSNTPEYCLSWESYNHITGRSLNPYDNRRTAGGSSGGEGALIAAGASLFGVGSDVAGSIRVPALFNGIFGHKPTAGVISIDGHFPTSSDEKFANFLTVGPMCRYAKDLPTLLHIMAGPRAYKLRLDETVYTNDIRIHYMEDVGFNVGFIPVDDEIKIAMYRAVQYFKGHGLQTERAEFDHMNECLEMALCTLQSLEDVPSIFENRENPKEKHSLLLELGKAMIGKSRFTLAGIMFYILFNTKHLFSPKEQQLYLQMAQDLKKQMIDTLGTDGVLFLPTYPKAAIRHYESFGHITGVTYTMLFNALGFPGTHVPLGFNREGLPIGIQIVSAPYQDRLSLCIARELEAAFGGWKAPQ, from the exons ATGATAGCCAACATGCAGACCATTTGGCTTATCAAAACCTATCCCCTATTAGGTGTACCTTTCACGGTGAAAGAAAGCTGTTCACTCAAAG GTGCCCTGCTGACCGGAGGCTCCCTTCCTCGCCAGGGACTCAGGGCGAGTTCTGATGGTGAAGCTGTAGCGCACCTGCGAGCTGCCGGATGTATCCCACTGTTGGTGTCCAACACGCCGGAATATTGTCTGAGCTGGGAATCCTACAATCATATTACGGGTCGGTCACTCAATCCGTACGATAACCGTCGGACGGCGGGCGGGTCCTCGGGAGGCGAAGGAGCACTTATAGCTGCCGGGGCATCACTGTTCGGTGTGGGTAGTGATGTGGCCGGGTCAATTAGAGTGCCGGCACTGTTCAATGGTATTTTCGGACACAAACCAACGGCCG GCGTCATCTCCATCGACGGCCACTTCCCTACGTCCTCGGATGAAAAATTCGCCAACTTTCTCACCGTGGGTCCGATGTGTCGTTACGCGAAGGACCTACCGACGCTGCTGCACATAATGGCCGGTCCGCGGGCCTACAAGCTCCGTCTGGACGAGACGGTTTACACTAACGATATCCGCATTCACTACATGGAAGATGTTGGGTTCAACGTCGGCTTCATACCGGTTGACGATGAGATCAAGATCGCCATGTACCGAGCGGTGCAGTACTTCAAAGGGCACGGTCTGCAAACCGAGCGGGCTGAATTCGACCACATGAATGAATGTCTAGAAATGGCGCTGTGTACGCTTCAGTCGCTAGAGGATGTTCctagcatttttgaaaacagggaAAATCCGAAAGAGAAACACAGCTTGCTGTTGGAACTGGGAAAAGCGATGATCGGCAAGTCGCGTTTTACGCTGGCTGGAATCATGTTCTACATTCTGTTTAACACCAAGCACCTGTTCAGCCCGAAGGAGCAACAGCTTTATCTACAGATGGCGCAGGATTTGAAGAAGCAAATGATA GACACACTGGGAACCGACGGAGTCCTGTTCTTGCCAACCTACCCGAAAGCGGCCATACGCCATTACGAATCATTCGGTCACATTACGGGTGTAACCTATACGATGCTATTTAATGCACTGGGATTCCCAGGAACTCACGTCCCGCTGGGATTTAACCGCGAGGGTCTTCCGATTGGAATTCAGATAGTGTCCGCTCCTTACCAGGATCGGCTAAGTCTCTGCATTGCTCGGGAGCTGGAGGCCGCTTTTGGTGGCTGGAAGGCGCCGCAGTAA